taaaggcGGGGCCCTTGAGCTGAGCCATCATCAAGCCTGTATTTTTCAGAACCACAGCTCTTGAGGTGGGCTGCTTTGCCCACTCTAAAAAGAAATCCAGCATCCTTCCTCCTTATTCCTTAGCCAGTCCCAAGTTTCCTTCTAGAAACTTGGGAGGTGCCAGGGGTTGAACtcccgggaagatcccctggggaaggaaatggcaacccattccagtattcttgcccggaaatcccatggatagaagggcctgtgtgctaagtcacttcagttgtgtccaactatttgtgaacccgtgaactgcagcctgccaggctcctctgcccatgggattctccaggcaagaatactggagtggattgccatgccctcctccaggggatcttaccaacccagggatcgaacctgtggctctcacatctaacctgcattggcaggcaggttttttatggctcgcgccacctaggaagcccaatccATGGGtttgggctacaatccatggggtcagacaggacttagcttCTAAAGAAGGGACTGAACTACAGAGAGATTAGATCGTAGACCCTGCGATCGATTGAAGTTCTGGGATAGAATCCAGATTGCCTCcttagtagctgtgtgacctctagCAAGTGACCCTACCTCTCTGATCCTTGGTTTTCCCACAGTAAAATGGAGAGTATAGTGCCTAAGGGAGTTTGAGGCTCTCCTAGGTGTTTGataggacttcccttgtagctcagctggtaaagaatctgcctgcaatgcgggagacctgggtttgatccctgggttgagaagatcccctggagaagggaaaggctacccattccgatattcttgcctggagaattccatggactgtatgtatagtccgtggggtcgtggAGAGTCGGAccggactgagcgactttcactttcactagatgTTTGATAAGTGCTGCTTATAGCCCGAGAAGAGGTCCCCTCCTATACCCTGCAAATGATTGCAAAAAGAAACCCAGGAAAGGAAGGCTGGAGCCCCACTGAGCGGGTCGCCTGGGTTCTCccaaggaaggtgggagggagggtccgAGCCTGAGCGGGCACCTTGGCCCGCAGGAGGTCTGCAGCGAGTTGTGGTGTCTGAGCAAGAGCAACCGGTGCATCACCAACAGCATCCCGGCCGCCGAGGGCACGTTGTGCCAAACACACACCATCGACAAGGGGGTGAGCCTCGACCGGCCTGGGCCACCGCCGGGGCCCTCCATCGGCTTTGGCCACGCCCACTGCCTGCAGGTCCCGCCCCCTGCCCGAGGCCACACCCCTCCCAGGCTACGCCCTGCATGCTTGGCCCAATACTAGCTCCGCCCACTGCTGGGGACTGTGTGCTTAGGCCACGCCCCTACATTACCCTGCCCTATCCTCCATCCTCCCCCCTTTTCGCCCCACCCCCGGAGGGCTTAGAGctgtggggctggggagagggtgggaatgATCGCCAAGGCCTCGAGACTGCAGAGTCAGACTCACCCCCGCTTCATCATCCCACCCGCAGTGGTGCTACAAGCGGGTCTGCGTCCCCTTCGGGTCGCGGCCGGAGGGCGTGGACGGCGCCTGGGGCCCGTGGACCCCATGGGGCGACTGCAGCCGGACGTGCGGCGGCGGCGTGTCCTCCTCCAGCCGACACTGCGACAGCCCCAGGTCAGCCCTCAGGCCCTTCTGCCAGGAGAGGCGGGCGGTCCCTGCCCGCTATTCCCCCTGCCCCATTTCTCTCCTGTCCGCCCCCGCTTCCAGGCCGACCATCGGGGGCAAGTACTGCCTGGGCGAGAGACGGAGGCACCGCTCCTGCAACACCGAGGTGAGTCCCCTAGGACCTCAATCCGGGTAACCGAGGCCCCTCTGACACGAGGAAAGAAAGGCATAAGTCAGTTTCCAACGAGCTCTGACCGGGTGGCCACCATCTTCTTTGGAACCTGCAGCTGCCACCCGCTACTTTCCCAGCCCTCCCCACACCTGTCCTGTGTCCCAGCTCCTTCCAGCTCACACGTTTGCAGTAGATGCGTCTCCCACCTGGAGATAATTGCTTGGCCCTGACAACCCTCTCCAGCCACAAGGGGCCCCTTCCTCTACTGCCCAATTCTGCTCCCCTCCAaagccccacccctgccccaaagCTGACCCTGTGCTCCTTGCCAATCCAGTGGCCAAGTTTTCATTGCACTCCTTTCTGACCAGGgaccactgtctcctgtacaaaacTCCCAGCCACAAGTCCCACACACTCATGAAGAGGGTGCTTGACTCCTTTCTAGGCCCACTCTCTCAAGAAAGGCCCCATGGTCTGAAACCAGAAACCCAGGTGTCATTCTTAGCTTGCCCACAAACTGGAATGAGTCACCTACTCCCATCGCAGAGGCACCTGTCTATCCGGCCTcctccctggcctccctgcctccagtctcCAGAGCATGAGTTCTCCAACCCTGGGGCCTCTGCCCTAACTACATCCCCCCCCACTCTGTACCTGGCCTCCTGACTTCTCCCTTCTGGTGCCCCCCCCAGGACTGTCCCCCAGGCTCCCAGGACTTCAGGGAAATGCAGTGCTCTGAATTTGACAGCGTCCCCTTTCGTGGAAAATTCTACACATGGAAGACGTACCGGGGAGGTGAGCAGGGGACTGAGACGGTCGTGGGGcggtgggggtcgggggtgggcaGCCGCAGGTGGAGACAGGATCATGGGTTTTGTCTTGAGCAGCCCCTCTCCCAAGGAACCAGAGTGCCTATGAGTGCCTGGACTAAACAGCGGGGACCCCCACTTCCTCTGCCCAGCCTGCCCAGCCTCGCTGGGTCTGGGGTCCGGCCTTTGGTCTGACGGGGCTGTGCCCCCCAGGGGGCGTGAAGGCCTGCTCGCTCACCTGCCTAGCAGAGGGCTTCAACTTCTACACCGAGAGGGCTGCGGCCGTGGTGGATGGGACGCCCTGCCGCCCGGACACAGTGGACATCTGTGTCAGCGGCGAGTGCAAGGTGCAGGGGCCTCCCGGAGACAGGAGGGGAGGCGGGTGGCTGCAGGTGGGAGGTGGCTCCCCGACACCCGCTCCCCCACCACTGCCCTCCCCAGCACGTGGGCTGCGACCGCGTCCTGGGCTCCGACCTGCGGGAAGACAAATGCCGCGTGTGCGGAGGTGACGGGAGTGCCTGCGAGACCATCGAGGGGGTCTTCAGCCCAGCCTTGCTTGGGACTGGTGAGACCCCAGCTTCCCTCCCACACTCCCCCATTTAGCAGCTGGGGGCACAGCTCACCCCAGAAGATCCAGGAGTGGTGCCCCAGGTCACAGTCAGGAACTGGCTTGGGCTCTGGTGCCTAAACCTTTGCAGTGAAAGCATCCCAGGGGGTGGGTACCTAAATCTCTCCATGCCCCATCCTGAGGGTCTCATGCCGTCTTGAGGAGCCAGTAGCATGACTCTGCAAGTGGGCTGAGGTGATCTCTGTGCTAAACCACAAAGCTTACTAGGGGCAAGGGTAGCGGCAGGGTGTGGTGAACTCGAGGACTTCCCAGCCTTGGGCTGAAGGAAGGAGACCCCAGGGAGTGTTTGGGGGGCAGTGAGAGCGGGAAAGTGTTAAGGGCCAAAACAGGCACTGAAGGCCAAGTGTGGTTTCCAGGGGACAATGTGGGGGTCCAGGCAGATAAACCAGTATGCATGGGGGATGCAGGTGGGCAAGGATAGAGGGTCCACAGGGGCCCAAGATCATCCAGGTCATAAGTGATGGAGCGCACGGCAACCTGACTCTGACTGCTAAAACCATCAAGTCACCACATGTGGCTCAGGAACCCCATGGtaccccctcccctctgcccaaaGCTCAGTCCTGCTGCTTGTCTTAGGGTAGGCTGGGTTGAACCATTTTAGTGGTTTGAGAGGTAAGAAAGTtggagttcaaatcccagctgaaCCACTTCCTACCTATAAAACCTGGGCAAGCTGTTTcatctctttgagcctcagttttgtcatctgtaaagtgggtataATGATGCATCTACTTCACAGAGCCAGAGACACAGCGGGCGTCTCTGTAAGCACTTGGCACAGTAATGGTTAACTGCTGTCATCAGGGACCaggcgtgggggtggggtgggcaggcaggTACAGGGCCAGACCAAACCAGTGACACCTGATCTCCCCCGTCCAGGGTATGAGGAAGTCGTCTGGATCCCCAAAGGCTCCGTCCACATTTTCATCCAGGACTTGAACCTCTCCCTCAGTCACCTGGGTGAGCCAGAGGTGGGGGAATGAGGACTGGGGGTTAGCGGGGGTATCAGCTTGGCTGGGGTTCTGACCTCTCTGCTGTCCCCCAGCCCTGAAGGGAGACCAGGAGTCCCTGCTGCTGGAGGGGCTACCTGGGACCCCCCAGCCCCACCGCCTGCCCCTGGCTGGAACCACCTTTCAGCTCCGACAAGGGCCGGATCAGACCCAGAGCCTAGAAGCCCTGGGACCCATTAACGCATCTCTCATCGTCATGGTAACAGCAGGGCTGGGAGCACAGTGCAGGAGGACGTTAGCATCCTTTTGGGACCTCGAACTTGGCTTCTATTTgatcctcccccgccccccaccccccgccgctGCGACCCCAGGTACTGACCCGAACTGAACTGCCCGCCCTCCGCTACCGCTTCAATGCACCCATCGCCCGTGACACACTGCCTCCCTACTCCTGGCACTACGCGCCCTGGACCAAATGCTCAGCCCAGTGTGCAGGCGGTGAGACCCAGGCCTGGGACGGGATGGGGCAGGTTCTGGTCACCAGGCTGACCTTCTGGGCCAGGCAGGGCTGAGCGGGCCTGTCACCCGCCCCCAGGCAGCCAGGTGCAGGCCGTAGAGTGCCGAAATCAGCTGGACAGCTCCGCCGTGGCCCCCCACCACTGCAGCGCCCACAGCAAGCTGCCCAAGAGGCAGCGTGCCTGCAACACGGAGCCCTGCCCACCTGAGTGAGTGCCGGCGGAGATGCAGGGTCGGGGTGACGAGCTCCTGGGATCAGAGGAGTCCAGGCTCCCTAAGGTGCAGTCAGGGGTGTCTCAGAGTCAGACTCAGAGCAGTGGTGCTTCCTGGTCAAGTCCAGGTCATCGTCTCTCCTTGGGGTGAtgtgcctccctgcccccagtgcAGGTCCAGAGTAAAGATGTTCTGAGTTTGGGGTGTGGGGTGGCGGGAGCAGCAGGCATTCCGGTGCCAGTTTCCGTAAGGATGCTCGTTGTTAGGCAGGATGATCTGCTGGTGCCCGAGGTCAGGGTGCTGCCCGGCCTACTGTCTCagaccgccccctccccccgcagCTGGGTGGTAGGGAACTGGTCTCGCTGCAGCCGCAGTTGTGATGCAGGCGTGCGCAGCCGCTCTGTCGTGTGCCAGCGCCGCGTGTCGGCGGCCGAGGAGAAGGCGCTGGACGACAGCGCTTGCCCGCAGCCGCGCCCCCCAGTACTGGAAGCCTGCCACGGCCCCGCCTGCCCTCCGGAGTGGGCCGCCCTCGACTGGTCGGAGGTCAGCCGCCCCTTCCCGCCCGCTGCCCACCCACTACTCCCTAGGCAGAACAGGGAGGGGCCGGGGTGGCCCCACATCGGGCGCCAATCCCCCCGCCAGGCGCCTCCCCACTCCCGCTGGCCCTAGTGGGCGCCCCGTGATTGGTCCGAAGTTAGCTATACCGTCCTCCGTTCCCACTGAATCGGCATCCACCCCAGTCCTTGTTCAAGCGGGAAGCGGGGCGCCCACTGAGCATGAAACGCCCCCTCCCAACTGCAGTGCACCCCCAGCTGCGGGCCGGGCCTCCGCCACCGCGTGGTCCTCTGTAAGAGCGCAGATCACCGCGCCACGCTGCCCCCCGCGCATTGCCAGCCCGCGGCCAAGCCACCAGCCACCATGCGCTGCAACCTGCGCCGCTGCCCTCCAGCCCGCTGGGTGGCGGGGGAGTGGGGCGAGGTAGGCGCGCGCCCCCTGCCGAGCGGGGACCCAGGGCAGGGGTGGCGGGATGGGCGGCCGTGCCAGGCTTCCGCTCATCGGCGACTCCTCACAGTGCTCCGCGCAGTGCGGCTTCGGGCAGCAGCAGCGCCCCGTGCGCTGTTCTAGCCACACCGGGCAGCCGTCGCGCGAGTGTGCCGAGGCCCTGCGGCCACCCGCCACACAGCAGTGCGAGGCCAAGTGTGACAGCACGCCCCCGGGGGACGGCTTGGAAGGTttgtggggctggggggctgagGGGGACCGGGAGGGCCCTGTCCAGAGGATGCCATAGATAGGAGTGCTGAGGGTCCTGACCCTTGTCCCTAGAGTGCCTCCAAACACTGACATCCCTTTCTCTGCCACCTCCAGACCATCTTTCATCATCTCCTGCCTGCCAGCATGTATTGGGtaccactgtgtgccaggcgttGTAGGAACCTGATTTTTCTGGGGGCCCAAACTCAGGTCATTCCTTCAACCACCTCCTTGACTCTAACCCTCCCTGTTCATCTCCATCTATGacatttgctgttgttcactcgctaggttgtgtctgactctgcgaccccatggaaaaattgccctccactcttccccagtgtgagtttctctggtggttcagactagtaaagaatccacctggttgagaagatcccctggagaagggaatggcaacctactccagtattcttgcccagaaaactccatggacagaggagcctggcaggcttcagtccacagggtcacaaagagttggacaagactgagcgactaacactttcactttcacttccccaGTAGCATCTTGATCTGGGGGGCTCATTTCCCGTGTCctctgtctttttgccttttcaaactgttcatggggttctcacgacaagaatactggagtgggttgccatttccttctctaatggaccacgttttgtcagaactctttacTATGAcatgtccgtcttgggtggccctgcacggcataGCTCATAACTTCATTGTTATACAAACCCCttcgccatgacaaggctgtgatccatgaaagaGAGCTCCTACATTATCTGCCTGATGTTATTCTTTCTGTCAGTTTCTCAGCCTCAGGCACTACTGATGTTTGGGGCCAGATGGTTCCTTGTCTCGGGGGCTGCCCTATGCATTGTCAACGGTTCGGCATCCCTGACCTTGCTAGATGCCAATGGTACCCCTCCTCCCAGTGGTGAAAATCGAAAAATTGCCTCCAGACATCTCCAAACATCCCCTGGGAGGCAAAACCACCTCCCTTGGAAACCAGTGCTCTAAATATACACACCTCTTTCTACCTAAGTAAATGTATATTTCATAGAGAGCTATAGGTTACTTACTCTAGGCACTGGAACCAAACTGCCTGGATTCATCTTCCATCTCTGTgtcttggttttcttatctgtcaAGAGGCGGAGGAGTGGcggtatgtgttaatatattcaCTGGAGGTAATACCACcttaagctgctgctgctgctaagtcccatcagtcatgtccgactctgtgcgaccccatagacggcagcccaccaggctcctctgtccctgggattctccaggcaagaatactggagtgggttgccatttccttccccaatgcgtgaaagtgaagtcactcagtcatgtccgactcttagcgaccccatggactgcagcctaccaggctcctccgtccctgggattttccaggcaacagtaccgGAGTAggtcgccagtgccttctccgtaCCACCTTAAGGAGACTAAACCCACGTGTAGCCCAGGCTCAGTCATACATCAGTGACTACTAAGTGGGAACCCTGGTCCATTATCAGGAACAGACTGTCAGTTACCCTTGAACACAGAATACACATATACCCTGAGAGGAAGGACCACACTGGAGTTTATGTCCCCAGTCTGTTACAAAGGGAAACGAGCAAGGGTTATATACGCCAGACGGGTAATTGGGAAGGAACACTTTGCTCGTGATTTTAACACGGTGTCCAAGTCCCAGACCTGCACTCTCTTTCAAAATTCTCCGAGAAGCCTAGTGACATGGTTACTGTTAGAAGCCCCCCGTGGAGAGCTGAGAAGCCGAGGCACAGAGAAGCTAGGAAGCGGTGTCCAGCCCTTGGTCGCACCGCgacggggggaggggggaggcgcTGAGACCAgattcccctccccttcctcttctcccgCCCCTTTCAGAGTGCAAGGATGTGAACAAGGTCGCCTACTGCCCCCTGGTGCTGAAATTTCAGTTCTGCAGCAGAGCCTACTTCCGCCAGATGTGCTGCAAAACCTGCCAGGGTCGCTAGAGGGCGCTCGGCCTTCGGAGCGAGTCCTGGATGTGcgcgggctgggggtggggggaaccagACCTGCAGCTGACCAGCCTGAAGGAGCCCGAGGGGGCAGGAACTGGGAGTGAATGGTGAGATGGAGCTGGAAGTTATTTATTGGGAACTCCTGCAGGGCTCCtgactgggggcgggggggggggggtggtgagggAATGGAGAGGGGCTGGCCACGCCCACGGCCCCTCCTCTGCTCACCTCTCAGTTCACAGAGAGACCCCCGCTCCTCCAGGGTGAGCTCGAGTTGGGAACAGTTGCTCTCCCTAGAACTCTTGCCACCCACCTTTAGGGAGCCCCCCTACGCAACACCCGCCTTTGATCGGAATATGTACTGTgaagagtgggggtggggagggggtcagcCGGTGCCCTGCCCCCCCCAGCACTGCCCTGCCCCTCCACTCTGAGCTGGGGGGGAAATCTATGTCCGCTATGGGGGAGGGGATTAGCACCACCTCCCTGACACCCTGCCCCCGACCAGACCAGCTAGAGgggggaggcagagctgggaagaCCCACCCCATTCTCTGCCTTGCCTGCCCCAGGGGGACCCCGTCATCCAGGCCACCCCCACGATGGTGCTAcaggccctgccctggggccCACACACCCCCTCACCAGGAAGCCCTACATCAATAAAGTTCTGTCTTGTGTAGATTTCCGTgcctggctgtgtgtgtgtgtgtgtatgtgtgtgtacgcgcgcgcgcgcgtgaaTGGGTCCCACTCAGCTATCCCCCCGCCCTGGAAGGGGCCACAGCCCCTCACAAGTCGGCCCCAACAGCCCAAAGGGGACTTATACCAACATAGACTAGAGCCCAGTAACTAGGTCAAAAACACAGTTGcttcttggacttccttggtggtccagtggttgagcatccgcctgccaatgcaggggacacaggttggacccctgggccgggaagatgccACAGGCCCGTGGGCCAACTAACCCCGTGTACCATGAGTCCTGAGCCCGTGCTAGAgtctgcgtgctgcaactacagagGCTGAGCAGCCCCATACTCCgcaagagacgccaccgcaatgagaggcccacacacagtaaggaagagtagcccccactcgcggcaactagaggaagccgggtgcagcaaggaagacccaacagaacctaaaatctttttttttttttttaaatacagcttcTCACAGAGACTCCCAAAGCAACGCAATCTGGCACCTGTTACCCCAGCCACCACACTTCCTGCCACTCTGCTGTCTCCAGCGCACTGGACTCCTGAAATTTCCTCAAAATACCCACCATCTTCCCATCTTAGGGCCTTTGCTAGAGCTGTTTTCTTTTAACAGGTataccctccccttcccccttcacCTGGTTAACTCCAGCTCACTTCGCagtctcagcaaaaaaaaaagtctcctcctcccagaagcctcccCTGACGCCCTCAATaaggttgggggcgggggtgtcGTCCTGACTGTTCACGTCTAGTGCCCTGGAGACAATGCTGAGGTTTGCAGGCACCAAGCCCGTCGGTTGAGAAACGGGCTGCTCCCCAGATGTGGCCACTAGGGGGCGCCGCGGCACGCCAGTCTCCGCGCTGGATGCGGTGTGTCTCCTGGAGCGCTGGGATACCCGGGTGTGCAGGCCTTCCTGCCAGGCTCTCCCAAGGTCGGTTTCTGCCTCCGCCACTTCCCCACTGTGTGGCAGACGACAGCCTCTCGGAACTGCCATTTCCTCAaacgtcaggaggagaccagcaCGTGGCCTGCTGGTCTCCCAAACATCAGGAGATGGGCCAACATTTGATGAATGccatgtgcttccctggtggcgcagacggtcaagaatctgtcggcaatgctggagacccgggttccatccctgggttgggaagatcccctggaggagggcatggcaacccactcccgtattcttgcctgggaatcccatggacagagaggcctggcgggctacagtccatggggtcacagagtcagacacaactgagcgactaatactgaTGTGCGCGCCAGGCGCCCCCGGCAGGATCCCCAGCCCCACCGCCGCCGTTTTAggatgagaaaatgaagagagctggggcgggggtggggggcgcagtCATTAATTCTAGACGTAACATCCAAAGTCTGGGACCTTCCAAATGCCCCTGGCTCTCGGGACCCCCCACTCCCACTGCTCTCTCCCTGGCAGAAACGCACCTGATTCTTCCCTCCTGGAAGAAAGACCAGCGGAAGTGGCTTCGGAAGTGGGAGTTTGCCCCGGGATGCCCAGAGCAGATACACATCTCAAGTGGGTCTGGAAGACTCCTGAGCAGCCCAGGACAGAACAATCAGTCCGCAGCCAGCTGCCCCTTGTCCCGCTTGCTGTAGCCGAGTCCCCGGGgaacggggggcggggggcgcgagGGGGTTGGAGACCTGGTTTCCTGGGGTCTGGCAGCTGCTGCCTTCCATCCTTAACCTCTCCCTTCAGGCTGCGGGCCCCAGACCCGCAGTTCCCTCGGGCCCCGTCTGGGCGctctccccgcccccaggctCAGCTTCCCTCCCCGGTAGCCGCGGGCCCCTCCCGCCAAAGGAAGTGAGAAGGGGGCTGTTGTAAGAGGAACTAGGGCCGGGAGTCTGCcggaggagcaggagcagggccATGCCCGAGCCGCCCCCAGGAGCCTCCTGAGCCTGTACCCCTCCCACGACCCCTCCAGGCACCTCCCCAGGGACCCAGACACCAGCCCCCACCATGGTAAGTCATTCAGGGTGGGCCCTGAAGTGCCGCAGTCGGGGGCACCAGTCAGATGGAAGTGTCTAGAGGCCGCCACCAGAAAGTGGGACCATGGGAATGGGCACAGCAGACCCTCTGGGATTCTGCCGTACAACTCAGGTGCTCCAAGCATCCCACACCGGGCACCAAGCTCCCACTGGATGGTGGACAAGATgccagggtggggatggggcaccAAGGACGGAGCAGTAACCGGAGGACAGAAGATGGTTTTGAAGGCTCACACAGTGCCTGCAGGTGCAGGGACAAACCCCTTTCCTGGGGTGTGGGGAACCCAGTTCCCAGCCGAGTTTGGTGCCTCATCtccctgtgtggccttgggccagTCACTTCCCCCTCTGCAGGCCTCAGTTCCCACGCATGTCATATTTGGAAGTCTCTCAGGATGTGGAAGGTGTTTGGGGGAACCTTCAGAGGGTCTTGGGATccagcctctctgagcccacCACAGTTGGGAGAGAAAGCTGGGTCAAGTGGGTGGTGGGTTGCCATGACGGTGGCATGCCGGCGTCCCAGTGTGGGTGCCAGGGTGGTTTGGCGTAGTCATCACAGAAGCGGGAGTGGGTGAGATGAAACCTGTCCATACCACCATGCTCCTTCTGCTGGAGGGTGGCAGGGAAAAAAACACTGCACCCAGAAGCATCACCGCCTGGTGAGACTGAGGTCTGATGATGACTGTGGTGATAAGGTTGTAGAGACAGTCATGGTCCTCGGTCTAGATCCAGTAGCATCATGTCACACGCATGAAGAGGAGACTTGGCTGGCTATAAATGTCACACCTCTGTCCCCCGCAGCCAAAGTTCCATGGTTCTGCAAGCCACTTCAGCTTTCATTTTTTGTCAACCTGTCCATTAGGGCGTGTGGCTGGGGACAGTCACAGGGCTAAGAGTGACAACTGCAGGGTTCCTGGCAGTTGCTGCAATGTGGAGGCAGGGATTGCGAGATCACCCTATTTCAGAAAGCCAGTGATAAATAGGGCATCACGGGCCACGGACCCCTCTGGTTAACCCACAAGCAAACCATCAGCTAGAGCTCTGGGCTTGAGATGGAAGCCCTTCCAAGACTGAGCGGGGCCAGGAAGACTCCTTGATCaaagaaacacaggaaataaTTTGCTGCTTGAGAGAAAAGCAACCCCTCCCAAGGAAACCGTGTGAAATGCTGAGTCAATGATTTGCTTGGCCAACCAGGTCTGGGAAGGGAGAAACTCACCCAAGAGGATCACAAAttaatcgcttctcggccttttggctaagatcaagtgaggatcacaaattaaaaaaaaaaaaagagtgtaatTTATCCATGAGGTTAATACCTCTGTCTAGGGGTGCTGGATGCCAGAAAGAGTGTTGAAAGAGTCAGTGAAATGATGTTTGTCAAGCGCTTCACAGGGCACATAATATGCTCCATACGCAGCAGCAGCCATTGTGGGTGATGCATATTCATGGTGGGAGTTAGCCATGGTGATGGATGGATGTGGCTTCGTTCTTGGTTCCTGTGGAAGAGTTGGGTTGTTGACGTCATTGTTCATGACGGTGGTTGCTGTCTGCTGTCCCATGTCGGTGGTGTGGTGGTGGCAGGGATGGCTGCTTTTAGTGCCAGCTAGTGTTGAATATTGGTGGCTGGCGGTTGCTTGTTTTCCTCTGGAGGGTTGATCTCTAGAATAATGGCAGTTGGTCATCGTTTGAAGTTGGGTGGTGACAGTGATGTTCATTTGCTCTTGGTCATTCATTGATGATTTGGGTGACTGTCTTGGGACTGGTGGTGATGCACTGTTGGTCTGGAAAGGGGTATGACTGAATGCTgaacttcctaggtggctcagtgctaaagaatctgtttgccaacACAGGAcactgtgttcgatccctgggtcagggagatcccctggagaaggaaatagcaacccattccagtattcttgcctggaaaatcccgtttacagagaagcctggcaggctacagtccacagcgtcgcAGAAGAGTCTGTGACTGCTAGTTACGATTTAGTGACTAGAGAACAACTGACCGCCGCTTCAATGGTGGTAGGTTACATGTGGTTGTTGACGGCTACTGTTGTGATTGTGGTTGTTACTGTCGATGGTGATTGGTTATTATGGGTTGTTGGTGCCGGTGGTAATGATTGCTGATGGTGGTGAGTGATGGTAAGGAAATGGGTAGTGGAATCCTTCGTTCTTCTGTTTGATGTTAGCTGGCATTAAGGTTATCAGCAGTTTCTGTTCGACTTCGGCTCAGGGGCAGGTAAAGGCAGCAATTGGTTGTCCTCAGTTGATAATGGTGGTGACATGAGAGTAATGGTGGTTGTTTTGAAAGTATAGACGTGAAG
This genomic window from Cervus canadensis isolate Bull #8, Minnesota chromosome 4, ASM1932006v1, whole genome shotgun sequence contains:
- the ADAMTS10 gene encoding A disintegrin and metalloproteinase with thrombospondin motifs 10 isoform X1; this encodes MAPACQILHWALALGLGLAFEVTHAFRSQDEFLSSLDSYEIAFPTRVDHNGALLAFSPPAPRRQRRGTGPQAEARLFYKVAAPSTHFLLNLTHSPRLLAGHVSVEYWTREGLAWQRAARPHCLYAGHLQGQASSSHVAISTCGGLHGLIVADEEEYLIEPLQGGPKGHRGPEESGPHVVYKRSSLRHPHLDTACGVRDEKPWKGRPWWLRTLKPPPARPLGNETERGQPGLKRSVSRERYVETLVVADKMMVAYHGRRDVEQYVLAIMNIVAKLFQDSSLGNIVNILVTRLILLTEDQPTLEITHHAGKSLDSFCKWQKSIVNRSGHGNAIPENGVANHDTAVLITRYDICIYKNKPCGTLGLAPVGGMCERERSCSINEDIGLATAFTIAHEIGHTFGMNHDGVGNSCGARGQDPAKLMAAHITMKTNPFVWSSCSRDYITSFLDSGLGLCLNNRPPRQDFVYPTVAPGQAYDADEQCRFQHGVKSRQCKYGEVCSELWCLSKSNRCITNSIPAAEGTLCQTHTIDKGVSLDRPGPPPGPSIGFGHAHCLQWCYKRVCVPFGSRPEGVDGAWGPWTPWGDCSRTCGGGVSSSSRHCDSPRPTIGGKYCLGERRRHRSCNTEDCPPGSQDFREMQCSEFDSVPFRGKFYTWKTYRGGGVKACSLTCLAEGFNFYTERAAAVVDGTPCRPDTVDICVSGECKHVGCDRVLGSDLREDKCRVCGGDGSACETIEGVFSPALLGTGYEEVVWIPKGSVHIFIQDLNLSLSHLALKGDQESLLLEGLPGTPQPHRLPLAGTTFQLRQGPDQTQSLEALGPINASLIVMVLTRTELPALRYRFNAPIARDTLPPYSWHYAPWTKCSAQCAGGSQVQAVECRNQLDSSAVAPHHCSAHSKLPKRQRACNTEPCPPDWVVGNWSRCSRSCDAGVRSRSVVCQRRVSAAEEKALDDSACPQPRPPVLEACHGPACPPEWAALDWSECTPSCGPGLRHRVVLCKSADHRATLPPAHCQPAAKPPATMRCNLRRCPPARWVAGEWGECSAQCGFGQQQRPVRCSSHTGQPSRECAEALRPPATQQCEAKCDSTPPGDGLEECKDVNKVAYCPLVLKFQFCSRAYFRQMCCKTCQGR
- the ADAMTS10 gene encoding A disintegrin and metalloproteinase with thrombospondin motifs 10 isoform X2, which codes for MAPACQILHWALALGLGLAFEVTHAFRSQDEFLSSLDSYEIAFPTRVDHNGALLAFSPPAPRRQRRGTGPQAEARLFYKVAAPSTHFLLNLTHSPRLLAGHVSVEYWTREGLAWQRAARPHCLYAGHLQGQASSSHVAISTCGGLHGLIVADEEEYLIEPLQGGPKGHRGPEESGPHVVYKRSSLRHPHLDTACGVRDEKPWKGRPWWLRTLKPPPARPLGNETERGQPGLKRSVSRERYVETLVVADKMMVAYHGRRDVEQYVLAIMNIVAKLFQDSSLGNIVNILVTRLILLTEDQPTLEITHHAGKSLDSFCKWQKSIVNRSGHGNAIPENGVANHDTAVLITRYDICIYKNKPCGTLGLAPVGGMCERERSCSINEDIGLATAFTIAHEIGHTFGMNHDGVGNSCGARGQDPAKLMAAHITMKTNPFVWSSCSRDYITSFLDSGLGLCLNNRPPRQDFVYPTVAPGQAYDADEQCRFQHGVKSRQCKYGEVCSELWCLSKSNRCITNSIPAAEGTLCQTHTIDKGWCYKRVCVPFGSRPEGVDGAWGPWTPWGDCSRTCGGGVSSSSRHCDSPRPTIGGKYCLGERRRHRSCNTEDCPPGSQDFREMQCSEFDSVPFRGKFYTWKTYRGGGVKACSLTCLAEGFNFYTERAAAVVDGTPCRPDTVDICVSGECKHVGCDRVLGSDLREDKCRVCGGDGSACETIEGVFSPALLGTGYEEVVWIPKGSVHIFIQDLNLSLSHLALKGDQESLLLEGLPGTPQPHRLPLAGTTFQLRQGPDQTQSLEALGPINASLIVMVLTRTELPALRYRFNAPIARDTLPPYSWHYAPWTKCSAQCAGGSQVQAVECRNQLDSSAVAPHHCSAHSKLPKRQRACNTEPCPPDWVVGNWSRCSRSCDAGVRSRSVVCQRRVSAAEEKALDDSACPQPRPPVLEACHGPACPPEWAALDWSECTPSCGPGLRHRVVLCKSADHRATLPPAHCQPAAKPPATMRCNLRRCPPARWVAGEWGECSAQCGFGQQQRPVRCSSHTGQPSRECAEALRPPATQQCEAKCDSTPPGDGLEECKDVNKVAYCPLVLKFQFCSRAYFRQMCCKTCQGR